The Chloracidobacterium sp. nucleotide sequence ATGAGTGGAAGGTCGCGATGAAGTTCATCGTTGACGCCGAGGATGGCGAGATCGTCGTAAGACCGGGCGAGGTTTTCAGCCTCAACTAAACCGTTGTCCAACTTTATGCATCAAAGGCCTTGGGGATGAAACTCACCAAGGCCATTTTCTAATATGAGATCGAACTTTCGCCCAATCAACAAATTTTTCATAATCGCCGCCATTACCGCATTCGCTGCGTTTGGCATCGCGGCACAAAACGCACCGACTGCTGATCAGGCCGAAAAGGCACAGGCAGTGATCGCCCAAGCGGTAAAGAATCTGGGCGGCGACCGCTATCTGAATGTCCGTTCGCAGATCGGCCGTGGGAAATTCAGCGTCATCAAGGAAAACACTCTAATTTCGTTTCAGACGTTTGTGGATGTGATAGCGTTTCCGGACAAGGAAAGAACCGAATTTAAGGGCGGCGGTAAACGGACCGTTCAGACCAATGTCGGCAACACCGGATGGGTCTTTGACGGAGAGCAAGAATTGATCAAGATCCAGACCGAAGACCAGATCGCGAATTTCAAACGCGGCGTTCGCGTAAGCCTCGACAATCTGCTTCGCGGACACTGGAAAGGCGACGGCGAGATCACATATATTGGCAAACGTGCGGCGACCCTCGGCAAACGCAACGATGTCATTAAATTGACCTACAAGGACGGCCTTATGGTCGAGTTTGAGTTTGCCGATGACGGACTGCCCGTAAAGGCGATCTATAAAAGCGGCGGCGAAGACGACACCGATGAGATCAAGGAAGAAGACCGCTACGCGCAGTTCGTTGAGATCGACGGCATCAAAACGCCATTCATAATTGACCGCTTTACCAATGGCCAGCAGTCGTCGCGGATCAATTACCTGACCGTCGAATTTAATAAGAGCATTTCCGATTCGATCTTTGCAAAACCGTCAAACGCCAAAGACGCTAAAAAGGACATTAGGCTGTAAGGGTCGCGAAATCACCCGGTCAACGCTTCGATCGCTGTAGCAAAAAAGGCCTCGTATCTCTACGAAGCCTTTTTATTTATCGGCGAGTTGATCGCCCGATCACGTTGCGATCTACACGAATGCAAAATCGAACTGCCCTTGATGGACCGATTTGTCAGAAGTCACATCGACGTGACCTAGATGAGCTTCGATCTCCTCGAGCACTTCCCTTTCGGAACTGCGCAGCGATTTTGCGACTTCCGGATGCACACGCAGGGTGGTATGACGAACGTCTTCGACGTTTTTCGCCAAGCGACGGGCTTCGGCTAGTATCTCGTAGCAGACAGTCGTCGGCGACTTGACCCAACCCGAACCTTCGCAATAGTCACAGGGTGCACACATTGTGCGTTCGAGCGACTGCTTGACGCGTTTGCGGGTCATAATGATCAGCCCGAAATCGTTAAATGACAGCACCTTGGTCGGGGAGCGATCGGTCGAGAGTGCCTCTTGCAAAGCCTGCGAAACTTTATGCCGATTTCGACGATCATCCATATCGATCAGGTCAAGCACGATAATTCCGCCGAGGTCGCGAAGGCGTATTTGCCGTGCGATCTCATCGACCGCTTCCATATTGGTGCGGGTGATCGTGTCCTCGAGGCGAGCATTGCCCTTACCGACGAATTTGCCGGTATTGACATCGATCGCTACAAGGGCTTCAGTCTGGTTGATCACGAGATAACCACCACTCTTGAGCCAAACACGCGGCTTGAGAGCCTTTTCGATCTCTTCCTGTACGCCGTAATATTCCAGGATCGGCTCGTCACGCGTGTATAGCTTGACCTTGTTGACCGAACGCGGTTGGATCAGATTAATAAATTCGACGGTGCGGAGATATTCCTCTTCGCTATCGACGCGAATCGCCGTAAAATCATCCGAAAACTGATCGCGAAGAATACGCTGAACCAGGTCAAGGTCCTGATGGACAATGGCCGGTGAGCGCTTTTTCTCGGAATTCTTTTTGGATTCTGCCCACATCCTGGCCAGATACCGAGCGTCATTTCGCAGATCTTCTTCGGATATTCCGATGCCCGCCGTACGAACAATGAATCCACCGGACGGGATCTCGGCGTCCTGGCGAATGCGTTGGATCAGCGTGCGAAGCCGAGAGCGTTCGCTCGAAGATTCGATCTTGCGTGAAACGCCGAGATGCTCGATCGTCGGCATATAGACCAGATAGCGGCCCGGCAGAGCGATATGCGAAGTGATGCGAGCACCCTTTTTCGCGATCGGCTCTTTGGCGATCTGGACGAGTATCTCTTGGCCCTCCCGAAGAAGATCAGCGATCAGCGGCTGCGGTCGACCGCCCCGATCATTGCGATCATTGCGGTCATTACGCCCACGCCCTCCGCGATCATTTCGTTCGGTTCGTTCGCCACTCGGACGATCACCGGACGGACGATCACCAGTCGGACGTTCGCTACTCGGACGATCGGTCGGCGGACGATCATTGGACGGACGATCACCCGACGGACGGTCGGTCGGCGGTCGATCACTTGCGGGTCGGTCGGACGACTGCCGTTCCCGGCCCCGCCCTCCGCGTTTATTACGAGAGTCGCGGCCTCCACGGTCGTCAGCCGGACGTTCCCGATCGTCGGCGTTTACCGCTTGCGGCTCGGTGGCATCGCCGGAGGCGATCTCAACAATGGCCTCGACCGGCTCGACTGCTTCGGAAGCCTCGAAAGTCTCATCGACGTTTCCATCGACATCGTCGTTGGTGTCAGGTATCAACTCACCGTTTTCGTCCGTTTTTGGCTTTCCACTCCGACGGCGCCCACGTCCGCCGCGGCGGACGGCCATTTCGGCGGTATCGCCGGATTCCTTAACACTGGCTTCGGCGTCCTCAAGTTCATCTCCGTCCGTTTTCTTTTTCGCCTTCGGCTTGGAGAATTTACCCTTTGCGGCCGCACCACGCTTTGCCGGAGCCTTGCGTTTTGCGGCTGGCTTTTCATCTTTGGACTCAACCACGGCCTCGTCAGCCGCGTCTTCGATGATCGCCTCTACCGTGGGCTGCACTTCGACCTCAACCTTCGCCTTCGCCCTGGACTTGGTCTTGCTGCGTCCCTTAGCCGGTACGACGGGGGTTTCGTCGTCTTCGTCGGCGATCCGCTCGAACGTACTGGTCTCTGCCGTTACTGAGTCGATCAATGAACCGACCTCTGTGACATCGACGCTTTCCATATCAAACTCAATGGTTCGCACCTTGTGCTGGATCGCCTCCTGCATATAGGCATCCTTGAAGAGTTCGCCGGTACTCTCTTCGTCATCACTGATACGCTCAAAGCCGGCATTGTCATACTCGACTTCGAAAATGGGTTCGGCAGGCCGCATTTCCTCTTGTCGCGGTTGATCGTCACGATTGTCCCGGCCGTTGCGGCCTCGTCCACGGCCACGCCCACGTCCGCGGCCCTTTTCTTGTTCCCGATCCGATTCCGGTTCGCTCTCGTTTCGAGCATCATCTGATAGTTCAACCAAAATATCAGCACCGGTCTCCGCAAGCGGTTCCGCGATCTCCTGAACCGATTCCATCTGCTTTTCGCGTTCAATGCGGCTACGGTCGATCTGCTCGTTGGCCTCGCGCTTAGCTTCCTCCGGCGAAGCTTTCTTATTCTTTTCCATTACGACGCGTTCGATCTCCTCGTCTTCGTCGAAAAAGTCGGAAACATACAAGAACGCATCGCGTTCGAGCCCAATGTCGACAAACGCCGACTGCATACCGGGCAGGACCCGCATAACGCGGCCCTTATATACGTTACCGACGACACCCGAGTTTTCCTCGCCGCGTTCGATATAAAATTCTGTTACCTTTCCGTTATCCAGAATTGCGATCTTCTTTTCGCGTCCGTTGACGCTAACGATCATTTCTTTTGACATACAAACAAATACTTTCCTTAATTTGGATTACTATTTTGCCCGCAGTTACGTAGGTTAGAGCTTTGTCAGAGTATTGGATCGGATATAGACGCCGAGCTTACAGCTCGATCGGCAGAGCATAGACGCGTACTTTGGACTGATAGCTTGAGTATGGGAGTTGGTCCCAAATGGACAAGTATTGAATTAAGTTCACGCAGGAATCTCTGTTTAGAAAGGCATCCGCGGCCTTCCTCTATCGGGGAGCACCTATTTCACGTTAAATGAGATCGTGCTCGGACCCGCTAAAATCTTGAACTCGTTAATTACGAGTCGTCTTATAAAATCCTTCTGACGTTTGCTTGTCACCGCCGTAGCCTAAAAGACCAATACGGGCAAACCGAAATTATTATAAACGAATCCCAAAAGATAGTAAATGCAATTCGATGATTACTTTTTGAAGTTTGTTAGTCAAGATCATACCTGATCCCTCCATCTCAACACTTCTTCCCGAAGCAGAGGGTTTTGTTGGAAACTGCCCGTTTGACCGTGTGCCGCAGTTGCCCTCTGAATGTGCCAGTAACTTAGTCCAAGCTTGCCGACAGCACGCAAATAATGGCTGCGAGCTCGAAACTTGCCGCCAAATAGACCACTGATCAGCCAACCCGAACTCTTGAATGCGGAAGTGACGGTTTCGCCGAGTTCAGTTGAGATCAAACCGCGGGCAATATCAATAGCAAGCATTTCCTTTAGTATCTTGTTTTGGCGGTGCATAACCCACAGAGCGAAGCCGGCGATGATCAGAAAGAACGGTATCTCCAGGATCAGATAGCCGACTAAAAAGCCCTGAAATCCACCGATAACAGCCATTCCATTCCAGATAGCGTGGAGCGTGACCGCTCCAATATACCCGACTAGCGGCATTAATATCCGAACAAATTTGTTATGTGACTCGCGAGCGATGCCGCAACCGATTCCGGTCATTGCAGTGAATGACACGTGCGCGAACGGCGACAAGATACCTCGCATAAAAAAGATCACGGCCAAAGCCCCAAAGCCGCCACCGCCCAACGCCCTGCCGTAGTAGAGAACATTTTCAACCGTGGCAAAGCCGAGGGCGATCACACCGGCAAACACGATCCCGTCAAGTATATCGTCAAAATATTTACGGAAAAAGATCAGCAATATGACGAGGCCTATTCCCTTTGACCCTTCTTCGAAGACCGGCGCCGATATGACCGCACCGACGACCTGACCTGCCTCCGGCGAGACCGCGGCACCGACCGCGACGCCGAAAAAGGTGTTTACGACAAAGGAGACAATTACGGCGACCAGTGCCCCCCACGCGAATGCCAGAGCAAGTAGCCAGATCGGTTCGGGATCGTAGCGGTCGAGCCACACCAGCGGGATGATATAGATGATCGCGGGGACAAAGGCTACGACTGACGCTATGACGGCTGGTACCACCCCGACGCTTAGAAACATAATGGCCGCGACGATCAGCATCATAAACGCGATCGCGAAGATCGTGACGCCGATACCGATGTATTTGCCGGTCTTTTTCTCGTTCGGATCAACGACCACGCGGCCCAGGCCAAGATTAGTGATGGAATTTTGTAAATTGACCGGACCGGTCGCGGCTAGTTGGCTAAACTGCTGCACCTGCAGATCACGATAGTTTTCAGCCGACGGTGCTATGTCGGCTACTCCGTCACATTCGATACGCACTACACCGGTCACGCCGTTCTTACCAAATTGAATTCGATCGCCGGATGTGAGTTTGGACGATCCGACCGGTATGCCGTTCAGGATCGTACCGTTGGTGCTCCGGTTGTCAGTGAGAAAAAAGCCGTCGACCTTGGATTCTATAAAAGCGTGTTGTTTCGACGCGATCCGCTCGCTGAGAGGATCGAATCGTACACTGCAGGTTTCACCGCGGCCAATGGTTAAAAAGCCGTTTTCCAGATCAAATACCTGTCCGGCCAAGGACCCGCTCTCAATCGCTAGGTGGAGTTTCATAGCATCATATTAAGTACAAAAAGCCCAAAGTCAAGCTAATTGCCTGACTTTGGGCTCTTAAAGATCCAAAGCGATTATTACGGCTGTACAGAGGACGGCGATGGGATATCTCCCGTCTGGCCGAAAAGTCGGGCGTAGAAACCGCCGTTTGTACTATTTAGACGATACCAAACACTCGTGCTAGGTCTGAAGACAGCAATGTCCGCTTTGGAATCACC carries:
- a CDS encoding PrsW family intramembrane metalloprotease, giving the protein MKLHLAIESGSLAGQVFDLENGFLTIGRGETCSVRFDPLSERIASKQHAFIESKVDGFFLTDNRSTNGTILNGIPVGSSKLTSGDRIQFGKNGVTGVVRIECDGVADIAPSAENYRDLQVQQFSQLAATGPVNLQNSITNLGLGRVVVDPNEKKTGKYIGIGVTIFAIAFMMLIVAAIMFLSVGVVPAVIASVVAFVPAIIYIIPLVWLDRYDPEPIWLLALAFAWGALVAVIVSFVVNTFFGVAVGAAVSPEAGQVVGAVISAPVFEEGSKGIGLVILLIFFRKYFDDILDGIVFAGVIALGFATVENVLYYGRALGGGGFGALAVIFFMRGILSPFAHVSFTAMTGIGCGIARESHNKFVRILMPLVGYIGAVTLHAIWNGMAVIGGFQGFLVGYLILEIPFFLIIAGFALWVMHRQNKILKEMLAIDIARGLISTELGETVTSAFKSSGWLISGLFGGKFRARSHYLRAVGKLGLSYWHIQRATAAHGQTGSFQQNPLLREEVLRWRDQV
- a CDS encoding Rne/Rng family ribonuclease; translation: MAVRRGGRGRRRSGKPKTDENGELIPDTNDDVDGNVDETFEASEAVEPVEAIVEIASGDATEPQAVNADDRERPADDRGGRDSRNKRGGRGRERQSSDRPASDRPPTDRPSGDRPSNDRPPTDRPSSERPTGDRPSGDRPSGERTERNDRGGRGRNDRNDRNDRGGRPQPLIADLLREGQEILVQIAKEPIAKKGARITSHIALPGRYLVYMPTIEHLGVSRKIESSSERSRLRTLIQRIRQDAEIPSGGFIVRTAGIGISEEDLRNDARYLARMWAESKKNSEKKRSPAIVHQDLDLVQRILRDQFSDDFTAIRVDSEEEYLRTVEFINLIQPRSVNKVKLYTRDEPILEYYGVQEEIEKALKPRVWLKSGGYLVINQTEALVAIDVNTGKFVGKGNARLEDTITRTNMEAVDEIARQIRLRDLGGIIVLDLIDMDDRRNRHKVSQALQEALSTDRSPTKVLSFNDFGLIIMTRKRVKQSLERTMCAPCDYCEGSGWVKSPTTVCYEILAEARRLAKNVEDVRHTTLRVHPEVAKSLRSSEREVLEEIEAHLGHVDVTSDKSVHQGQFDFAFV